Proteins encoded in a region of the Candidatus Neomarinimicrobiota bacterium genome:
- the nuoI gene encoding NADH-quinone oxidoreductase subunit NuoI — MATIVKSYEPTFWDKLYLPALAKGLMVTLKHFFRKKVTIQYPEEKYVPPDGYRGLHRLNKYPDGRIRCVACEMCSAACPADCIHIVPGPSPWEDGKERYPVRFDIDLLRCIFCGFCEMACPEEAIELTEIYDFSNYTRDDLLIDKEGLLGVYELTKDKNYYSRRTVGQESEALPSDKF; from the coding sequence ATGGCAACTATTGTTAAATCGTACGAACCTACTTTCTGGGACAAACTTTACCTCCCCGCGTTAGCAAAAGGCCTTATGGTTACACTTAAGCACTTTTTCAGGAAGAAGGTCACCATTCAGTATCCCGAAGAAAAATATGTGCCGCCAGATGGGTATCGCGGTCTCCATCGTTTGAACAAATATCCCGATGGACGAATCCGGTGCGTTGCGTGCGAAATGTGCTCCGCCGCCTGTCCAGCCGACTGTATCCACATTGTTCCCGGTCCCTCTCCCTGGGAGGATGGGAAGGAACGGTATCCGGTCAGGTTTGACATCGATCTGCTCCGGTGTATCTTCTGTGGTTTCTGCGAAATGGCCTGCCCGGAAGAAGCTATTGAGCTGACAGAGATATACGACTTCTCCAATTACACGAGAGATGATCTCCTGATTGACAAAGAAGGACTGTTAGGAGTCTATGAGTTGACAAAGGATAAGAACTATTATTCTCGCCGGACTGTGGGCCAAGAGTCCGAGGCGCTGCCATCGGACAAGTTTTAA